From Neobacillus sp. PS2-9, the proteins below share one genomic window:
- a CDS encoding LysM peptidoglycan-binding domain-containing protein, whose protein sequence is MINKIRTFIAVVALSGTVGANVQAAELTVQDGDTLWDLSRAHNTSVENIQKWNHLSTDLIHPGDVLKIATEKQYTVVKDDTLWDIAKEYQVSVAMIKEWNKLNTDLIHPGLQLVIYDEINNFSSGKMVEPAKAPVVSKAPEVSTKESITPKSEETKVETASTSVASKPVVPVTTKAEETSKEITVKATAYTASCEGCSGTTATGLDLNANPGAKVIAVDPSVIPLGSKVLVEGYGEAIASDTGGAIKGNRIDVFIPSEEKALEWGRKEIKVKILD, encoded by the coding sequence ATGATAAATAAAATTAGAACTTTCATTGCAGTTGTTGCACTCTCAGGAACTGTAGGTGCTAATGTACAAGCGGCAGAGTTAACTGTACAAGATGGAGATACCTTGTGGGATCTTTCTCGAGCACATAATACATCTGTAGAAAACATTCAAAAGTGGAATCACCTTTCCACTGACCTTATTCATCCTGGAGATGTATTAAAGATTGCAACTGAAAAGCAATACACAGTGGTGAAGGATGATACACTTTGGGATATTGCAAAGGAATATCAAGTATCGGTTGCAATGATTAAAGAATGGAATAAATTAAATACTGATCTGATTCATCCAGGGTTACAATTAGTGATCTATGATGAAATAAATAACTTTTCTTCTGGGAAGATGGTTGAACCAGCAAAAGCTCCAGTAGTCTCAAAAGCCCCGGAGGTTTCTACTAAGGAATCAATTACTCCAAAGAGCGAGGAGACAAAAGTGGAGACCGCTTCAACAAGTGTTGCTAGTAAACCTGTAGTTCCAGTAACAACTAAAGCCGAGGAAACTTCAAAGGAAATTACCGTTAAGGCTACTGCATATACTGCATCGTGTGAAGGGTGCAGCGGAACTACTGCAACAGGACTCGATTTAAATGCTAACCCTGGTGCCAAGGTAATTGCAGTTGACCCATCTGTCATTCCACTAGGAAGTAAAGTTCTGGTTGAGGGATATGGTGAAGCAATCGCATCAGATACAGGTGGAGCAATCAAAGGGAACCGAATTGACGTTTTTATCCCTTCAGAAGAAAAAGCACTTGAATGGGGTAGGAAGGAAATAAAAGTTAAAATATTAGATTAA
- a CDS encoding NarK family nitrate/nitrite MFS transporter: MARINYWNPEDETFWNAEGRKHAKRNLWISVPSLMLAFIVWQIWSVVAVRLNDIGFHFTDEQLFTLAAIPGLVGATLRFVYTFAVGSFGGKNWTVISTAILAIPAIGIGFAVQNPDTPFSIMLLLAALCGLGGGSFSSSSANISFFFPKKEKGTALGINGGLGNMGVSVVQFVTPLIITSGTFALVGDKQVLANGQEVWLQNAAFIWVIPIVIMTLLAIFKMDNVPGAKQSVADQFVVVKRKHTWIMTALYVATFGSFIGYSAAFPLLLKSQFPEHISLAFLGALVAAAARPVGGWMADKIGGAKVTAYVLVIMGIGAAGVIYFLNDKQFAGFLIAFLVLFLATGIGSGSTFQMIPTIFIPKEAAPVIGFSAAFAAYGSFFIPKLFGWSVKATGTPVTAFYFFIGFYVVAFGLNWFFYQRKTVTAKTLVKQAG; the protein is encoded by the coding sequence ATGGCTCGAATTAATTATTGGAATCCAGAAGATGAAACGTTCTGGAATGCAGAAGGAAGAAAACACGCTAAAAGAAATTTATGGATCTCCGTCCCGTCTTTGATGCTTGCATTTATTGTATGGCAAATATGGTCAGTTGTAGCCGTCAGACTTAATGATATTGGCTTCCATTTTACAGACGAACAATTATTCACACTTGCTGCTATACCAGGTCTTGTTGGTGCGACACTCCGCTTTGTATATACATTTGCAGTTGGGTCTTTTGGTGGTAAAAATTGGACAGTGATTTCAACAGCAATCTTAGCCATCCCAGCAATCGGAATAGGTTTTGCAGTCCAAAATCCTGATACACCATTTTCAATCATGCTTCTCCTAGCAGCCCTTTGTGGTCTAGGTGGAGGAAGTTTTTCATCATCTTCGGCAAACATAAGTTTCTTCTTTCCAAAAAAGGAAAAAGGAACAGCACTTGGAATTAATGGCGGCTTAGGAAATATGGGTGTATCTGTCGTACAGTTTGTCACACCATTAATTATTACATCAGGAACTTTTGCATTGGTTGGCGATAAACAAGTTTTAGCAAATGGTCAAGAAGTATGGTTACAAAACGCAGCGTTTATCTGGGTCATTCCCATTGTCATTATGACACTTTTAGCAATCTTTAAAATGGATAACGTTCCAGGAGCAAAGCAATCTGTTGCTGATCAATTTGTGGTTGTAAAACGGAAACACACATGGATTATGACAGCACTTTATGTAGCTACCTTTGGTTCATTTATTGGTTACTCAGCTGCATTCCCACTTTTATTAAAGTCTCAATTTCCTGAACACATTTCACTTGCCTTCCTTGGGGCATTAGTGGCAGCTGCAGCACGACCTGTGGGAGGCTGGATGGCTGACAAAATTGGCGGCGCGAAAGTAACGGCTTATGTCTTAGTTATAATGGGAATTGGTGCAGCAGGTGTTATTTACTTCTTAAATGACAAGCAATTTGCTGGATTCTTAATTGCTTTCCTAGTTCTTTTCCTTGCAACTGGAATCGGCTCAGGCTCAACGTTTCAAATGATTCCAACCATCTTTATTCCAAAAGAGGCAGCACCTGTAATCGGTTTTTCTGCAGCATTTGCAGCATATGGTTCATTCTTTATTCCTAAGTTATTTGGATGGTCTGTTAAGGCGACTGGAACACCTGTTACTGCGTTCTATTTCTTTATTGGATTCTATGTTGTCGCATTTGGTTTGAACTGGTTCTTCTACCAAAGAAAAACAGTCACAGCCAAAACACTTGTAAAACAAGCCGGCTAA
- a CDS encoding NarK/NasA family nitrate transporter yields the protein MNQGTKQLFIQTGSLVAGFMVWVLISSLMPYIKADIPLSSTEIAWATAVPVILGSLLRVPIGYWTNRYGARILFTISFIILLIPIAIISYANSLFMLILGGFMLGIGGAVFSIGVTSLPKYYEKAKHGFINGIYGAGNIGTAITSFSAPVLANMYGWRNTVKIFLVIMLIFTIVNFLFGDRKEKKVNNSLSEQVKEVYKNPKLWFLSLFYFITFGSFVAFTIYLPSFLVNHFELDKVDAGLRTAGFIALATFFRPVGGWLGDKINPFLILMAVFFSLTFAGFLLSFTPSLPIYSFGCLLVAFFAGIGNGAIFKLVPFYFSKQAGIVNGIVAAMGGLGGFFPPIILTILFDWTGHYAIGFMSLSEFSLASLVIVVWLYYQDKLDISAKIVNHAVDGICVTDLNGIIQSVNPAFTRITGFSEDEVVGKTPSVLQSGEHDNEFYKQMWNRLKTEGFWEGYIWNKRKNNEIYKEWLTITAIKDDVGDTKNYVGMFNEEKES from the coding sequence ATGAATCAAGGAACAAAACAACTTTTTATTCAAACGGGAAGTCTTGTCGCAGGATTTATGGTTTGGGTGCTCATATCTTCGCTTATGCCTTATATAAAGGCAGATATACCGCTCTCATCCACAGAAATCGCTTGGGCAACAGCGGTACCGGTTATACTCGGGTCACTCCTTAGGGTTCCAATAGGTTATTGGACTAATCGCTATGGAGCACGCATACTATTCACAATTAGCTTTATCATTTTACTGATTCCTATTGCAATTATTAGTTACGCAAATTCATTATTCATGTTAATACTTGGTGGTTTTATGCTTGGGATCGGTGGAGCAGTTTTTTCCATTGGTGTTACTTCTCTTCCTAAATATTATGAAAAAGCTAAGCATGGTTTCATAAATGGAATTTATGGAGCAGGAAACATTGGCACAGCTATTACCTCCTTTTCAGCACCCGTTCTAGCCAACATGTATGGATGGAGAAATACCGTAAAGATTTTTTTAGTTATCATGTTAATCTTTACAATAGTCAATTTCTTATTTGGAGATAGGAAAGAAAAGAAAGTAAACAATTCTTTATCTGAACAAGTGAAAGAAGTTTATAAAAATCCTAAACTTTGGTTTTTAAGTTTATTTTATTTTATTACGTTTGGTTCTTTCGTGGCGTTCACTATCTACTTACCGTCCTTCTTAGTCAATCATTTTGAACTAGATAAAGTTGATGCTGGTTTACGTACAGCTGGTTTTATAGCACTTGCAACATTTTTCAGACCAGTAGGCGGATGGCTAGGAGATAAAATTAATCCTTTTCTAATCCTAATGGCGGTTTTTTTCAGTTTAACCTTTGCAGGCTTTCTACTCTCATTTACCCCATCCTTACCTATTTATTCCTTTGGGTGTTTGTTAGTTGCTTTTTTCGCCGGCATTGGTAATGGTGCGATTTTTAAGCTTGTACCATTTTATTTTTCAAAGCAGGCTGGCATAGTAAATGGAATTGTTGCAGCAATGGGAGGATTAGGTGGTTTCTTCCCTCCAATCATTCTGACTATTCTATTTGATTGGACTGGTCATTACGCAATTGGATTTATGTCCCTTTCCGAGTTTTCACTTGCAAGTTTAGTCATTGTTGTTTGGCTATACTATCAGGATAAACTAGATATTTCTGCTAAAATCGTAAACCATGCTGTTGACGGTATTTGCGTTACAGATTTAAATGGAATAATTCAGAGCGTAAATCCGGCTTTTACAAGAATTACAGGTTTTAGTGAGGACGAAGTGGTTGGGAAAACACCTAGTGTCCTTCAATCTGGCGAACATGACAATGAATTTTATAAGCAAATGTGGAATCGTTTAAAAACAGAAGGTTTTTGGGAAGGGTATATTTGGAATAAACGCAAAAATAATGAGATTTATAAAGAATGGTTAACTATTACTGCAATTAAAGATGATGTAGGGGATACAAAAAATTACGTTGGAATGTTCAATGAAGAAAAAGAATCTTAA
- a CDS encoding TrkA family potassium uptake protein, with protein sequence MANQYAVIGLGRFGISIAQKLFESGQEVLGVDVNEERVEDSHSFVTHAVIADSTDAEALKSIGIRNFDTVVVAIGNDIQASILTVLLLKELGVKRVIAKALNKLHGQVLDKVGADWVVFPERDMGMRVAHQLLSPKVLNFIEISKNYSVEEVKIPEYMIEKTLRELDLRARFNLSVIAIRHEDEINISPSPDKIINHGDVLVVIGENRDLEKFANLE encoded by the coding sequence ATGGCTAATCAATACGCGGTTATTGGTCTAGGTAGATTTGGTATCAGTATTGCTCAAAAGTTATTTGAATCTGGACAAGAAGTGTTAGGTGTGGATGTAAATGAGGAACGAGTGGAAGATTCGCATTCTTTTGTTACGCATGCTGTTATTGCGGACTCAACAGATGCAGAAGCATTAAAATCTATCGGTATACGAAATTTTGATACCGTCGTTGTGGCTATAGGAAACGATATACAAGCAAGCATTCTCACTGTTTTACTTTTAAAGGAACTGGGAGTGAAAAGGGTAATTGCTAAAGCCTTAAATAAGCTTCATGGACAGGTTTTAGATAAGGTAGGGGCCGATTGGGTTGTATTTCCTGAGAGGGATATGGGGATGCGAGTTGCCCACCAGTTACTTTCACCCAAAGTGCTAAATTTCATTGAAATTTCTAAAAACTATAGTGTGGAAGAAGTGAAAATACCTGAATACATGATTGAAAAAACATTAAGAGAGCTTGACTTAAGGGCTAGGTTTAATTTAAGTGTAATAGCTATCAGACATGAAGATGAGATTAATATATCACCATCACCAGATAAAATCATAAATCATGGCGATGTATTAGTAGTAATAGGAGAAAACCGTGACTTAGAAAAATTTGCAAATCTAGAATGA
- the sigX gene encoding RNA polymerase sigma factor SigX — MPGQFEELYEKYHQDLFSFLYYLVNSREQAEDLIQEVYIRIFKSYGTFQGKSSEKTWLFSIARHVAIDSFRKNLGWKKRIISTFDWDKNEFKDLSPLPEEISLQNEQIHILYSCLDKCSIDYRLVLILRYIHSMSISETAVALEWSESKVKTTQHRALKKIKKLMEEVMIEEKELCDKHIYIS, encoded by the coding sequence TTGCCAGGTCAATTTGAGGAGCTCTATGAAAAATATCATCAGGACCTATTTTCTTTTCTATATTATTTAGTTAATAGCCGTGAGCAAGCTGAAGACCTTATACAGGAAGTATATATACGAATATTTAAATCATATGGGACTTTCCAAGGCAAGAGCAGTGAAAAAACTTGGCTATTCTCTATTGCCCGGCATGTTGCCATTGATTCCTTTCGCAAGAATTTAGGCTGGAAAAAAAGAATTATTAGTACGTTTGATTGGGATAAAAATGAATTTAAAGATTTATCACCATTACCTGAAGAAATTTCCCTTCAAAATGAACAAATCCATATCCTTTATTCTTGTTTAGATAAATGTTCTATTGATTATCGATTGGTATTAATTTTAAGATATATTCATTCAATGTCCATTAGTGAAACTGCTGTAGCACTCGAATGGTCAGAGAGCAAAGTGAAGACCACTCAACATCGTGCATTAAAAAAGATAAAAAAACTAATGGAGGAAGTAATGATAGAGGAAAAAGAATTATGTGACAAACATATATATATTTCCTAA
- a CDS encoding acyl-CoA dehydrogenase family protein: MEKRLELMRNLSKNFLTRAHQVDVEGSFPFENIQELKDVGYTTLTIPTKYEGKEISLYEFIRLQEIIAEGDGATALSIGWHMGIIFNLHEKNSWNESMFKYLCERVKSGALINSAATEPNTGSPTRGGKPETRAVKRDQNWVINGRKTFTTMSPVLDYFIVSATINDSDDIGNFLIPRGTKGVSIDETWDSISLRGTGSHDLILEDVIVPKEFLVETLVMEGKRANGWLLHIPACYLGIAKAAKRYAIEFAKNYTPNSITGAIIELPNIQQKIGEIELKLMQAEYFLYGVAKQWDLSNEAERSKLGPALGAAKLTVTNTAISVVDLAMRIVGARSLSISNPLQRYYRDVRAGLHNPPMDDATIQLLAKYSTVD; encoded by the coding sequence ATGGAAAAGCGATTGGAGCTCATGAGAAATCTTTCGAAAAATTTTCTAACAAGGGCGCATCAGGTGGATGTAGAAGGAAGTTTTCCATTTGAAAACATTCAGGAATTAAAAGATGTGGGCTACACAACTCTAACAATTCCAACTAAATATGAAGGAAAGGAAATATCTCTTTATGAATTTATTCGCTTACAGGAAATAATAGCAGAGGGTGACGGTGCCACAGCACTTTCCATCGGATGGCACATGGGGATTATATTTAATCTACATGAAAAGAACTCATGGAACGAGAGCATGTTTAAATATCTTTGTGAACGTGTAAAAAGTGGTGCTTTAATAAATAGCGCTGCAACTGAACCAAATACAGGGAGTCCGACTCGAGGTGGTAAACCAGAAACTAGGGCAGTAAAAAGAGATCAAAACTGGGTCATTAATGGAAGAAAAACTTTTACCACCATGTCGCCTGTTCTTGATTATTTTATAGTTTCTGCTACCATAAATGATTCCGATGACATAGGAAATTTTCTAATCCCCCGAGGTACAAAAGGAGTAAGTATTGATGAAACGTGGGACAGTATTTCCCTTAGGGGAACAGGAAGTCATGATTTAATTCTTGAAGATGTAATTGTACCAAAAGAGTTTCTTGTGGAAACATTGGTCATGGAAGGGAAGAGGGCAAACGGGTGGCTGCTCCATATCCCTGCCTGTTACCTTGGCATCGCCAAAGCAGCCAAGCGTTATGCGATTGAATTTGCAAAAAATTATACCCCAAATAGTATCACTGGAGCAATTATAGAATTACCAAACATACAACAAAAAATAGGTGAAATAGAATTAAAGTTGATGCAAGCAGAATATTTTCTATATGGAGTAGCTAAACAATGGGATCTTTCAAATGAAGCGGAAAGGAGCAAGTTAGGTCCAGCATTAGGAGCTGCCAAATTAACTGTTACTAATACAGCTATTTCAGTGGTTGATTTAGCTATGAGAATAGTCGGTGCAAGAAGCTTGTCAATCAGTAATCCGTTACAAAGGTATTACCGTGATGTTAGAGCAGGACTTCATAATCCGCCTATGGACGATGCAACAATTCAATTACTAGCAAAATACAGTACTGTCGATTAG
- a CDS encoding EAL domain-containing protein — translation MTINKRWFTIILIYLIPLFLDQTNQSEELIWLIYIFPSVWLAFFYGLKGGLHAALFGTLIHGINEFVEIVYKHNVYSMKEVWSLTILTLVNITVAITIGRLVDKLKSEQHSLQKVIAKMEYMAYHDYLTGLPNRWHFEMNLKTALEKASRTNSLVAVLFLDLDRFKLINDSLGHAVGDQLLKDVSKRIQLTIKEEDCLARQGGDEFILFLTGSSTKKEIESIVSAIHQSIQLPFKIGRQEYFISSSIGISIYPTNGSVWEDLIKQADIAMYTAKENGGNGYQWYNSDMQQEIHDMVKIETQLRKALKQNEFTLNYQPLVDIKNGRIFGFEALIRWNNADLGMIPPSEFISLAEEIGMISQLGEWVLKEACIKAKTFSKICREPIQIAVNISSKQFQEENFVEIVQHVLSETKLPPFQLELEITESVSMDNMDTVITKLNSLKEMGISISIDDFGTGYSSISYLKYLPVNTLKIDRSFVQNMLNNTKDRALVESVISLAKSFGFNVIAEGVETEEQLELLKSFDCGYAQGYLFSAPLPMKDLYRLFEENKKKVSAIEYVS, via the coding sequence ATGACAATTAATAAGCGATGGTTTACCATTATCCTCATTTACCTAATTCCCCTTTTCTTAGATCAAACCAATCAATCTGAGGAACTTATTTGGCTTATCTATATTTTCCCTTCTGTATGGCTAGCATTCTTTTACGGCTTAAAAGGCGGATTACATGCTGCATTATTTGGAACCTTGATTCATGGTATAAACGAGTTTGTTGAAATCGTTTACAAACATAATGTTTATTCAATGAAGGAGGTTTGGAGTTTAACCATACTTACCCTTGTTAATATCACGGTAGCGATTACCATTGGAAGGTTAGTTGATAAATTAAAATCTGAGCAACACTCCTTACAAAAAGTAATAGCTAAGATGGAGTATATGGCCTATCACGATTATTTAACAGGATTACCCAATCGATGGCATTTTGAGATGAATTTAAAAACTGCCTTAGAGAAGGCATCTAGGACAAATTCATTAGTTGCTGTCCTTTTTCTCGACTTGGACAGGTTCAAGTTAATAAATGATAGTTTAGGGCACGCTGTAGGAGATCAATTATTAAAGGACGTTTCAAAGAGGATTCAACTCACAATAAAAGAAGAGGATTGTCTTGCGCGACAAGGTGGAGACGAATTCATTTTATTTTTAACGGGTTCCTCCACTAAAAAAGAGATTGAATCTATTGTATCCGCCATCCATCAGTCCATACAATTGCCTTTTAAAATTGGGAGGCAGGAATATTTTATTTCGTCAAGTATTGGAATAAGTATATATCCAACTAACGGGTCTGTATGGGAAGATTTAATTAAACAGGCAGACATTGCTATGTATACAGCTAAAGAAAATGGCGGTAATGGCTATCAATGGTATAACAGTGACATGCAACAAGAAATCCATGATATGGTTAAAATCGAAACGCAACTTAGGAAGGCATTAAAACAAAACGAATTCACTTTAAACTATCAGCCCTTGGTTGATATTAAAAATGGAAGGATCTTTGGATTTGAAGCACTCATTCGATGGAACAATGCTGATTTAGGTATGATTCCACCCTCAGAATTCATCTCTCTCGCTGAAGAAATAGGTATGATTAGTCAGCTTGGTGAATGGGTGTTAAAAGAAGCATGTATAAAAGCAAAAACCTTTTCTAAAATATGCCGGGAACCTATTCAAATTGCTGTAAATATCTCTTCCAAACAATTTCAAGAAGAAAACTTTGTAGAAATTGTTCAGCATGTACTATCAGAAACAAAACTTCCCCCTTTCCAGCTTGAACTTGAGATAACTGAAAGTGTTTCTATGGATAATATGGACACGGTAATTACTAAACTTAATTCATTAAAAGAAATGGGTATTAGTATTTCCATTGATGATTTTGGTACGGGATATTCTTCTATCAGTTATTTAAAATATCTTCCTGTTAATACATTAAAGATAGACCGTTCCTTTGTACAAAATATGTTAAATAACACAAAAGACAGGGCATTAGTGGAAAGTGTCATCTCTCTTGCAAAAAGCTTCGGTTTTAATGTAATCGCAGAGGGTGTTGAGACAGAAGAACAATTAGAGTTATTAAAATCCTTCGATTGTGGTTATGCACAAGGATATTTATTCTCTGCGCCACTACCGATGAAGGATTTATATAGACTATTTGAAGAAAACAAGAAAAAAGTTAGTGCCATTGAATATGTATCCTAG
- a CDS encoding H-type small acid-soluble spore protein yields the protein MNVNRVKQILSSTKDIDVKYNGASVWIDQLNEDGRTATVHLRGPLEERSTVEIGELIEE from the coding sequence ATGAATGTTAATCGCGTAAAACAAATATTATCATCCACTAAAGATATTGATGTTAAATATAATGGTGCCTCCGTCTGGATTGATCAATTAAATGAAGACGGGAGAACTGCTACGGTCCACCTAAGAGGACCACTCGAAGAAAGGTCGACTGTTGAAATTGGAGAGTTAATAGAAGAATAG
- a CDS encoding LTA synthase family protein: protein MNKIRLPLKLKNSHITFFAIAVVLFWIKTYAAYQIEFNLGIDNSLQKFLLLINPLSSALFFFGIALLFKKRTKLVMIITNFLLSFLLYANIAYYRFFNDFITVPVLMQTKTNAGQLGDSALSLMSPFDVFYFTDMFILIALALTVFKKVTVSNRKSFKIVLLFSITTFLFNLGLAEKDRPQLLTRSFDRNYLVKYLGAYNFTIYDVIQNIKSSSQRALADSSDITEVENYRKANYAAPNPAYFGKAKGMNVIYISMESFQSFMIDYKMPDGQEVTPFLNSLAHDNNTFYFENFFHQTGQGKTSDAEFLMENSLYPMAQGAVFVNKAQNTFQAAPAILKGYGYNSAVFHGNYKTFWNRNVMYKALGYDQFYDAEYYSMSDENTKNYGMKDKPFFKESMPILENMKQPFYTKFISLSNHFPFEMDPEDTDFPSGDYGDTVVNQYFQSAHYMDQSFEQFFNDLKASGLYDNTVIVMYGDHYGISENHNDAMAKVLGVDEITPAINAKLQRVPLFIHVPGVKGGVQKQIGGEVDVRPTLLHLLGIDTKDYMEFGSDLLSTEHRNWATFRNGDFVSSDAIQINEKCYSFETGDLLDKNDACKAIGEKVNTELQMSDEIVYKDLLRFYKPQGYTPINPNDYEYLGPKGSKTVKTTENN, encoded by the coding sequence ATGAATAAAATAAGACTGCCTTTAAAATTAAAAAATAGCCATATTACATTTTTTGCTATTGCTGTAGTATTATTTTGGATTAAAACTTATGCAGCTTATCAAATTGAATTTAACCTAGGAATTGATAATAGCCTACAGAAATTTTTATTACTAATAAACCCACTTAGTTCGGCGCTTTTCTTCTTTGGGATTGCACTGTTATTTAAGAAAAGGACAAAGCTTGTCATGATTATCACAAACTTCCTTTTGTCCTTCTTGTTATATGCAAATATTGCATATTATCGTTTTTTTAATGACTTCATAACAGTACCTGTGTTAATGCAAACTAAAACAAATGCTGGACAGCTTGGTGATAGTGCACTGTCGTTAATGTCCCCATTTGATGTGTTTTATTTTACAGATATGTTTATCTTGATTGCTCTTGCATTAACAGTTTTCAAAAAAGTTACAGTTTCAAACAGAAAGTCATTTAAGATTGTTCTATTATTTTCAATCACTACATTCTTATTTAATCTTGGATTAGCTGAAAAGGATCGTCCGCAGCTACTTACAAGATCTTTTGACCGCAACTATTTAGTTAAATATTTAGGTGCATATAACTTTACCATATATGACGTGATTCAAAACATTAAGTCATCATCTCAGCGTGCATTAGCAGACAGCAGTGATATTACTGAGGTGGAGAACTACCGAAAAGCAAATTATGCAGCTCCAAATCCAGCTTATTTTGGTAAGGCAAAAGGAATGAACGTTATATATATTTCAATGGAGTCATTCCAAAGCTTTATGATTGATTACAAAATGCCTGATGGTCAGGAAGTTACACCGTTCTTGAACTCGTTAGCGCATGATAACAATACTTTTTACTTTGAAAACTTCTTCCATCAAACAGGTCAGGGTAAAACATCAGATGCGGAATTCCTGATGGAAAACTCTTTATATCCAATGGCTCAAGGGGCAGTGTTTGTTAATAAAGCTCAGAATACTTTTCAGGCCGCTCCTGCTATTTTAAAAGGATATGGTTATAATTCAGCTGTATTCCACGGTAATTATAAAACATTCTGGAATCGAAATGTCATGTATAAAGCGTTAGGATATGATCAATTCTACGATGCAGAGTACTATAGTATGTCAGATGAAAATACCAAGAATTATGGGATGAAAGATAAGCCTTTCTTCAAGGAATCGATGCCAATTCTTGAAAATATGAAACAGCCGTTTTACACAAAGTTTATCTCATTATCAAACCATTTCCCATTTGAAATGGATCCGGAAGATACTGACTTCCCGTCAGGAGATTACGGAGATACAGTTGTTAATCAATATTTCCAATCTGCGCATTATATGGACCAATCCTTTGAGCAATTCTTTAATGATTTAAAAGCATCTGGTCTATATGATAATACCGTAATCGTTATGTATGGAGACCACTACGGTATTTCTGAAAACCACAATGATGCGATGGCAAAAGTACTGGGAGTCGACGAAATTACTCCAGCTATAAATGCGAAATTACAGCGGGTACCATTGTTTATTCATGTTCCGGGTGTAAAAGGTGGAGTTCAAAAGCAAATCGGTGGTGAAGTTGACGTTCGTCCAACTCTTCTTCATTTACTAGGTATAGATACCAAGGATTACATGGAGTTTGGTTCTGATTTATTATCGACAGAACACCGCAATTGGGCTACATTTAGAAATGGTGACTTTGTTTCATCAGATGCCATTCAAATCAATGAAAAGTGTTATTCATTTGAAACAGGTGACCTGTTAGATAAAAATGATGCTTGTAAGGCCATTGGTGAAAAAGTGAATACAGAACTTCAAATGTCCGATGAAATTGTTTATAAAGACCTTTTACGCTTCTATAAACCACAAGGCTACACACCAATTAATCCTAATGACTACGAATATTTAGGGCCAAAAGGAAGCAAAACGGTAAAAACAACTGAAAATAATTAA
- a CDS encoding HD domain-containing protein has translation MRDVTLLNIFNHHIAQKYLNRSGLAHAIAVAYHAFHLAKEHQQDVDIAVKAGLLHDMGHYTWYKNGKWDYDLYKQNDIHAIKGAERAHKLLIRLGENPIKAKAVALSILFHTDSFLPSNDIVRTPLQQIVKWADEKDEEEGGLHHYRTIDYERAKQSILRLDQMIDKEYE, from the coding sequence ATGAGAGACGTCACCTTATTAAATATATTTAACCATCATATCGCCCAAAAATATTTGAATCGTTCTGGGCTTGCCCATGCAATTGCTGTTGCCTATCATGCTTTCCATTTAGCAAAGGAGCATCAACAGGATGTGGATATTGCTGTAAAAGCAGGACTACTCCATGATATGGGACATTACACTTGGTATAAAAATGGAAAATGGGATTATGATTTGTATAAACAAAATGATATTCATGCCATTAAGGGGGCAGAAAGAGCACATAAGCTTTTGATTCGGCTTGGTGAAAACCCGATTAAAGCGAAAGCCGTTGCACTTTCCATACTATTCCATACTGACTCCTTTTTGCCTTCAAACGATATTGTGCGAACCCCACTTCAGCAGATTGTAAAATGGGCAGACGAAAAGGATGAAGAAGAAGGAGGTCTCCATCATTATCGAACAATTGATTACGAACGAGCGAAACAAAGTATTCTTCGTTTAGATCAAATGATTGATAAGGAATACGAATAA